The following is a genomic window from Rhizobium sp. NRK18.
GTGACCTCCATGCCGTGTTCCTTGAGGATGGCGATCTTGGCGTCGTCTTCGGCGCGGCTGGCGAGCCAGAACTCGCCTTCCATTTTCTTCGCGGTCTCTTCGATCGCCTTCTGGTCCTCGGCCGACAAGGCATTCCAGGCGTCGAGATTGACCGTGACGATGTTGCTGGAGGCCTGCCAGTTGAAGGCGCTCATGTTCTTCAGGAATTCCCAGAACGAGCCGTCGACGCCGGACGAGGAGGAGGTGGTCACGCCTTCGATGGTGCCGGCCGCAAGCGAAGGCACGACTTCACCCCAGGGCATCTGCAGCGGAGCAGCGCCCAGCGCGGTGAAGAATGCCTGGCCGTTGGCGTCGACGACGCGCAATTTGAGGCCGGCGAGATCGTCGATCGTGTTGATCGGCTTCTTCGAGTAGACGGCCTGGCCCGGCCACGGCACCATGTAGAGAAGCTTCTGGTTCATGGAGGCTGCAACCTCCTCGACCTTGGGCCGGAAGAACTTGTGCAGCAGTGCCAGGTCGGCCATCGTCGGGGCGAGATAGGGCAGGCTTTCGATGCCCAGGATCGGCGCTTCGCC
Proteins encoded in this region:
- a CDS encoding TRAP transporter substrate-binding protein; protein product: MKNSFRALLTAAALALTTQAHAETNWDMSVVWPESNFHTQDAMKFAGAVKTVTNGDVVITVHAGGALGIKGPEGMTAVRDGLVPIADILMSQQVGEAPILGIESLPYLAPTMADLALLHKFFRPKVEEVAASMNQKLLYMVPWPGQAVYSKKPINTIDDLAGLKLRVVDANGQAFFTALGAAPLQMPWGEVVPSLAAGTIEGVTTSSSSGVDGSFWEFLKNMSAFNWQASSNIVTVNLDAWNALSAEDQKAIEETAKKMEGEFWLASRAEDDAKIAILKEHGMEVTSPSPELKAELIKRAQPLWEAFKQRVPDAAPYIDAYLKAKN